From the genome of Tautonia marina, one region includes:
- a CDS encoding GIY-YIG nuclease family protein encodes MTRPNAKTIQIFLPTGEPRGLRIAEMTNRIVQVVLIPRSDLARAKERPEFGQVAAYFLFGESEEAAKPQVYVGQSEDPRSRLDRHNVTKDFWRTAAVCVSRTQSFTPAHIRYLEWYSIQEARRIGRFEVVNEVTPGKPFVTEPIEADLLDAFDTLGILLSALGYPIFEPIFSPVAAPLFFCTAREADGKGELVEDGFVVRAGSTGRADIVPSASSTFVAAREKLRGAGILVEEDSRIRFTQDYLFSSPSTAAMVVMGRTANGWVEWKDTEGRTLHEVYRVEALG; translated from the coding sequence ATGACGCGCCCGAACGCCAAGACGATCCAGATTTTCCTGCCCACCGGCGAGCCGCGCGGGCTTCGCATCGCGGAGATGACCAACCGGATCGTCCAGGTCGTGCTCATTCCCCGCTCCGACCTCGCCCGAGCCAAGGAGCGGCCCGAATTCGGCCAGGTCGCCGCCTACTTCCTCTTCGGCGAGTCGGAGGAGGCCGCCAAGCCCCAAGTCTACGTCGGGCAGTCCGAGGACCCCAGGTCCCGGCTCGACCGCCACAACGTCACCAAGGACTTCTGGCGCACCGCCGCCGTCTGCGTCTCCCGCACCCAGAGCTTCACCCCCGCCCACATCCGATACCTGGAGTGGTACAGCATCCAGGAGGCCCGCCGCATCGGCCGCTTCGAGGTCGTCAACGAGGTCACCCCCGGCAAGCCCTTCGTCACCGAGCCGATCGAGGCCGACCTGCTCGACGCCTTCGACACGCTCGGCATCCTCCTCTCGGCGCTGGGCTACCCGATCTTCGAGCCGATCTTCAGCCCCGTGGCCGCCCCGCTGTTCTTCTGCACCGCCCGCGAGGCCGACGGCAAGGGCGAACTCGTCGAGGACGGCTTCGTCGTCCGGGCCGGATCGACCGGACGGGCCGACATCGTCCCCTCGGCCTCCTCGACCTTCGTGGCCGCCCGCGAGAAGCTCCGGGGCGCCGGCATCCTCGTCGAGGAGGACAGCCGCATTCGCTTCACCCAGGACTATCTTTTCTCCTCGCCCAGCACGGCGGCGATGGTCGTCATGGGCCGGACCGCCAATGGATGGGTCGAGTGGAAGGACACCGAGGGCCGTACGCTGCACGAGGTCTACCGGGTTGAGGCCCTCGGATGA